The Leucobacter viscericola genome includes a window with the following:
- a CDS encoding TetR/AcrR family transcriptional regulator, whose product MSSAIETPQPTGRSAGRPRSAVLSRERILEAAFALSDERGSDFTLAALARSLGVRASALHHYFSSREDLIAGMRGQLTLRVGEHGFNSLSWHEAMIPWARAYRETLGQHPGIIAALATLPVDGEPESIADYNRIAAAFRRDNYPEHRIVPAIIALESFIIGSALDALAPQDNLRPSREPAEAETLAAAESAARDHAAARGETVAESSFEFGLHALIAGLRAAAAVSDSGEH is encoded by the coding sequence ATGTCCTCAGCAATCGAGACGCCTCAGCCCACAGGACGTTCTGCGGGCCGCCCCCGATCCGCCGTTCTGTCTCGCGAGCGCATCCTCGAAGCCGCGTTTGCGCTCTCAGATGAGCGAGGATCCGACTTCACACTTGCCGCGCTCGCGCGTTCCCTCGGCGTGCGAGCCTCGGCACTGCACCACTACTTTTCGAGCCGCGAAGACCTCATCGCGGGCATGCGCGGGCAGCTCACCCTGCGGGTTGGCGAGCACGGCTTCAACTCGCTGAGCTGGCACGAGGCAATGATTCCCTGGGCCCGGGCGTATCGCGAAACCCTCGGTCAACACCCCGGCATCATCGCAGCGCTCGCAACGCTCCCCGTCGACGGCGAGCCCGAGTCCATAGCCGACTACAACCGCATCGCGGCAGCCTTTCGTCGAGACAACTATCCAGAGCACCGCATCGTGCCCGCCATCATCGCGCTCGAATCCTTCATCATCGGGTCGGCTCTTGACGCCCTCGCGCCACAGGATAACCTGCGCCCCTCACGGGAACCCGCGGAGGCAGAGACCCTGGCCGCGGCCGAGAGCGCCGCTCGCGACCACGCTGCGGCGCGGGGTGAAACCGTCGCCGAGAGCTCATTTGAATTTGGGCTTCACGCTCTCATTGCCGGCCTCCGT